AATCCATATGCATTTTAGTATAAATAATATGCACATATAAAAGTGGCCTATAAATTATGTTCCCATATAACATAAATTAGAGAGACGAACAGATCATTCAGACCCACAATAGGGAGGAGACAAATAAGCCAACCCTTCTATATGGTATTAAATGACCCTCACTGGCTTGCAATTAGAGTACAAAATCAGGATCCAACAGGGGAATATTTGATCCATTATCTCCAAATTTGAATCGTGCTCCAAAAATTTGCAAGTTTGATTCAAATGCACTTCCTCTATCAAGTATAAATCACAAAGTTTGAAGTGAAACACCCCAGATGGTGCACCATTCTCGTTATGAGCTACATGACAACCTCAAAATACAAACTTGAAGATGAAAGGGTACAGCACCCGGtttaaatcattaaaaatcaacatcagTAAGAACAATATCGGGATTAGTAAATTCTACACATAAAATCATGATAGCCTAGTCACGTACTCTGGGTAGTCATTAGATTGTAGCTAATCTATCCCCTAGTAAATTCCAGCATATCTAAAGTATACCTAGGGAATGACCACTTTGTTATGTACACATTTACGCTGCCCTTCCTTACAAGTTCAAGCTTTAAGGTGAAACGGTTTCAGAGCAAAAGGTCAAGTGTACGAATCCTGGGAAGTGCCAAAGGGAGTTTTCCCCCACTTATTTCCCCTCGATGTAGATCCCTATGATGGGCAGGGCTATCGCAGgaagaagcccagcccaaagGGTCTACAATCGACCTCTAAGTGAGGCCCATTTTATGTAATAAAGTATGGGTCCATCGGTTTAGGTCACTTAAGTATTCTTTTAAATATCTTTAATGTTATTTTGGGCCTGATTGTAAGTCCTATTAAGGCCTATCAGCCCTAGTCCTAGTCTTAGTCTATTTCTAGTCCTAGTTGCAATAGGAGTGGTTAGTCCTAGTTGGAAACTAACTCCTATTAGCTCCTAGACCTATTATGGTAGTAATTCTgctctctttaaatagaggagcttatgtacacttatttctcagatttgaataaagaaaattgcagccaattgcttagaacagctaagatagctgtgggtgagaagcccgggccgagatagctactcctcccccactttcccttgttttttctttgattcagcTTTCAATCTTGTCATTAAGTTACTGCTGTTTATGTTTACTACTGCTGAAAGTATTAAAAAAGTCAGATCTGTCCAAGCTACAAAACCAGAATCAGTTCTCTCTCCTGAAGTCTACATTCTCTCCCCTGGGTCAGATTCCAAGTAAGTAAATAACTCCATAACCCCtggtcagaatcctctcaattttttaggtttttgtccCCTCCCTAGGGACTGCTATCGACCAAGGTTTGAGCTCCATCTGAGCTCTAATTGTAGGAGCCACCTCTCCCTTTACTGGGCACTATGCaggagattttctctctcttggccGATTGGGTGTATTTGGGTTCTCTTGTGGATGGCTGGTTTATGTGTAAGGGTTGTTTCTTAATTGGGTTTCTTCGTTCTAAAGAGTATTTACATTGTACTGTTGATTTGTGGGGGGTTAGTTTCtttaatctactcctacattactCGGTCTCATGTGTGGGCACACATATGTGTCACATGCACAGTGCAAAGGTGGTCTGCACGTGCAGGGGAGTGTTGATGAATACATTTATGCTGCCCTTCCTTACGAGTTCGggcttttaggtgaaacaatAACGAACACACTTGACTGACTAAGCTTCATTAATATGTAGTTAGATTATAGCCCACCTCTCTCCTAATAAATGTCAGATTGTCTAAAGCATACCTAGGAGATGACCACTTGACTAACTAAACTTCATTGAGGCCTGACACCTCATCACTTGCATTAAGGGAAATCCAATCAATGGTTAATAGGATTGGGAATAGTCATGAAACAGTTGATTATTTGGTTAGTCCCAAATTCCCCTACCAAAATGTCAACAGGACAAAAGATATGGTTGATAGATTCCTCCCTCAGGCAAATACATTTAATGAAACCATGGGAGTAAGGCACAACTCTTCTCTGCTAATCATATTCAATTGATGACTATCTTGAAAGGAAATGTCATAGCAAGGacaatttttggaaaagaatttCACACAAAAAAGGTGAATAGCATCTTAAGAAAACCTCTACTCTCACTTACTCCCTAATCTTCCAGTGCAACCATACAACGGTGTGAGAATTCCCTTCCCTCACTTTtgctttcccttcccttttccaTTCCAAGCAACCTCGAAATCAACCAAAAACAGACTTAAGATCATCTCCCACTTCTTGGGTGAACCAATAGTAACTAACAATATCAAGAAATAAGAAATCATTACATACGCatgtattaaaaaagagaagagagagagaaaacaaagcACATGATCGGGAATAGAATACCCAAACCGTGACCCCACCCCCTAAAATCTTATTTTTAAGTCATAAATGTATAATTACAATAAAGGACAGACTTATGCAATAACAAATAAACctattaataataaatatatgagTAAGAATCCCCCTCAGCCTGTGCTTCACATTATTAACactcccctcaagctggagcatagatgtCACCCATGCCTAGCATGaaacaaccttgaagaaaacATTCCCAAACAGGGCTTTGGTAACATATCACCACGTTAACTAGCAGATCTAACAAGTGGTGTAGAAATCAATTTCCTCATCACAAAATCTCATGCAAAATGACAGTAAACTTCAATGTGTTTAGTATGCTCATTGGTTGTTGTTGATATCAGGAAGGAGGAAACCCTAGAAGAATCTCCAAAACAGAGAAGTAGGATCACAGTATTGATTCCTTATTGCTCTGATAGACTGATACCATGTAACAATATTAAGAATAAGAAACCAGTACATACGCatgtattaaaaaagagaagagaaggagaaaacaaAGAAGCACACAGTTGGGAACAGAACACTGAATCCATGACCACCCACCCCCCACATCTTTTTCATAAGTAATTAAATGAATAATTAGAACAAAGAACAGACTGACATAGTAAAATACAGATAAGCCCATTAATAATAGATATATAACTaaaacacctctctctctctgagccAGGGTCAACTCTCCCCAACAAAAGTCCTCCCAAAGCCGAACCCAAACAACTCTACCAGCCTCCAATTGAACAAAGTGAATAAAATTAGGAAGGTCAACACCAACCCACCCCCATAAAAATCAATACACATGCACACAAATACGTATTGAAAGAAccagaagaaaatgaagtccaaaagaaaaagtgaatCAGGCAATCCATTCAATCAAATGTGTGTGTGTCAAAATACTACTCTTAATTTATTGAAATATGGAACAATATGCAACTTGTATAGAATATTACAAATTGTCATTTaaacaatagaaaacaaaatatttggggCTTCTATTAAGACAATAGAACTGGTGAAcagagaatgagagatgaagtTTGCCTGCCCAGGTTCCCAAGTCAAATAGAAGTTTCCACGGCTTGACACAGCAACATAGCGTCCATCAGGAGAGCGATTCACTGTGTTAAAAGTTCCTGTATAGTAACTTGCACCACTAATTCCACTAGAAACTGTTCtgaaaaaagcaatgaaggTGCATGAGCTTGCATTTGCAGCATATAACTATACAATTGATTGATGTTAACTAAcaggagaaaagaggagaaatgaaAACAACACCAATTTTTTATATATGTGCCACGTCAAAGAAAATGATCTATTTTGCATAAAGTCAATACTTGCTCCTGACCATAGCAGGAGACAAGGAAAGCTTCTTGACCAACTAAAACGACTAATTAGGTAAGACAAAGTTTCTTGTTTTCAACTGCAAGAAAGAATATCTCTTCACTAGTCAATGAGCAACTTGAGCAAGAGGAGGATAGAGCCAGAGAGTTCAAGTGAGGAGCTGGTTCCTCAAGAGCAGCTACATCAGATGCTGGTCGTAGCGTTTCTTCTACACAAGGTAGGAAGTAACAGAAGGAAACAGAGCTTCCCTTTCGAAGAGCATAGACTATAAGGCGAGCCCCACCCCCAGTAGATGAGGATGTTGTTGGCATACTTTAGCGGGATCCTACACTTTTCAGGACTCAGAGCAGTAGACAGAGAAACCTGAAGCATGTGTGTTCTGATTGTAAGGGTAAAGTGGGTGACACTGTGTCCAAGACTGGGATAACGTTCCACACTTTGGAGGGAAAATAAGTTTAAAAATCTCTGCTTTCTCACTAGAGGCCCAACCCAAGCACCTACCCTTGTGATATTTTCCAACCACATTCAGGTATCAAAAAGACCACCAGAGTAGAATATCTATGATTTTCACGGACTATTTCCTTTCAACACAAAAGGGTATTGGTTTAGAAAACTCACCTATTAAGAGTAGCTGAAACAGTTTCTTGAACAGCAGCTCTCCAATTATACCCTCTGTTTGACGTAATATAAATTGCTCCTTCATCAGTTACCATCTCTGCACTCTTTTCACCAGTTGCTTTTATATAAACCTGTAGAAGGAAAAGTGGAACAGGTCATGTTTGACTTTTTTAATCATCAAAAGGCAGAGATACAAAGAGACTTCTGGGTTTTCACAATGAGAATTCATAGATATCATGGACTACCTTTCAATATCCTAGTACAGGAGGTAAAGCATTCAATGTTCTAGGTAAGCTTTGTGTGGATGCACAGAACTAGCTATGCTTGGTCCTTTTcctttcacattttttttttcactttatcATTTAGGTTATAGAGAATTCTAAATTCTGACCAAATTCTAGCATTACAATTGTGGCTGGAATTTGCAGAATCGGAGAATCATTTGGGTGCAAAATAATCATAAACTTATTCTTACTCCAATGTGATCACATTGACAATGGGATGGTTGTCCCGGTGAGTCCCACATTTGAGATGGCCCCATCTTACTCCAATATGAATTCCAAATCTCCAGGCCCTAGAGAATTATTCCAGAATTGAAGAATGGGCTGGAACTCCAATTTTGAATTATGGGTTAATTCTAGAATTTGCCCTTGAGAGTTGAGCAGATATGCCACAATGCACCATTTCTATTTCTCAATTCTCTAATTCTCACTAAAATTGAGAATTAGAATTGTATCGGAAAATTGGAGTCATATCATCAAAATAGCCATAATCATCTAAAGAGCACAATTCATGCCTTGGTTCAATCCTCTGCAATGAGGGAGAGATTGAAGAGCACGTTGCCCATAGATTAAAGGAGAGTGATGGACAAAAGAGGCTACACTGAAGAGCTGCCCATTTTCATGCAACATTAAAACTGAAAACAGAATTTTATAAAATGCTCATTAATAGGGATGCTTTAAGCATTAAAATGTTAGGAAAGGAAGAAACATGCATACAATGTATATCTACATGTGAACGTGTTCAGATAGATGAGTGGAAGGATGGAATAAGAACAAATGCATACACAAGAGTTAACTGTAGAGCTTCATAAGTCATCCATAGAGGAatagaaggaaatatgagaTGAAGTTACTGATACGGcagttaaaattttaatttgttacaaaaatatattattaaaaaaaaaaaaatcagtccaATCTTCAAAAGATAAGCTTACCATATCTCCAGGAAGTTGGGCACTTAAAGGTATCCTTCCCCAGCTTTCTCCAGCATCCGATGTGTACAACAAGATTGCAggtttcccaacaatccatcCTTCCTTACCTTTGAAGCTAATTGAGTTAAATCTGTAGttgaaatcttcttcttctgcagaTGGTATTGAACGTGGAACCCATGTGTTTCCCCCATCTTTTGTCTCCAAAATAGTTTGCCTTGTCCCCAAAAGAAAACCTGACTCAAGCCAACCAACTACCAAATTGTTGGTAATCTGTTTTGAATTTAACTACAAGTATTCTGCTTTTCCATTCTACTCCATAGAAATCAAATCATCTTCTTACGGAAACCATAATCCATCTATATAATGTACAGTTGAGAATTTTCTACGAGGAATGCAGTTAAACAGGGGGGAGATCAAAGAGGCAGAACCCCTAAGCAGAGCAGAAAAAGGAAATACTTTTCTCATGCGATTGTGTCTCCCCATAAATTAGTAAAGTATAATTAGAGATTCGCTACACTTTCAGGAATCAAATGGTCAACCTGAATAAGTGCAGAATCAAATCCAGACTGCTCGAAAACGCAGAAATTCCTTAGTTTGGAGCATGAATGATTTTACAGAATGAGAAACTGTCATTCCATTCGATCCGATTGGGAATCCTGACTCTGACATGTCTCTTGGGAGTTGGGAGGACTAACATGAAGCTCAGATTTATGGATGCATCCACATTCAGATAACTCGAGATTATAAACCGATAATATTGCTACAAAGGATTAAAAGCTGATAAACCACAAACTTGGAGTTCAAGAttgaaccagaaaaaaaaaatagtataaggACTTAGAACCAAATAACATACTACAAGGATTTAGCAGAAAATTCTCTAACAACTGAAACCAAAGAATCGAAACTAATCCTTAGACAAATAATTGTCCTTCCTGTACTTTAAGTTACGAAATTGAAAATGGAAACGTTATAAGTTATGGAGACTAATCTTACAAAACCCGAAACTAAATGCGAATTCTAAGCTAACCGTGATTCATGTCATCGGGCACAAACGCGATGTCAAGAAGAACAACACCAGGATCGATGGGGAGATAGACTCTCTCCCACTCAGAAAGTGCTTCTTCAGACTTAGCTGGTTCTCCGAAACCGATCAGAGGTGTAAGTGATACAGAAACCGCAGCAGTTTCAGCTATGAACTGCCTTCTATTCAAAGGCTGCTGCTGAAGAGAAGCTTTAGTGACGAACCGAGCTTGAGAATTTCGGTAATGACGACTTTTCCTCATAAACAAAGAGGTCACTGAAGGTCTTCCAAGTACAATTATTGGGTTCGAGAAGTCGGTTAGTTGCAGGGTCGCCATTACTGTACGgccgttctctctctctctctctcttatccgaAAAGGCTTTATTGGATATTCCTCACAACTTCGCGGGTGTTTTGAGGCTTCTCAAATGTATACAATGCTACTGGATAGGAAGGAAACGTCGAAAGGGAAGCtacttattatttattaaataaaatattattaaatgactatgtacctGAAGGGGATGTAGCTCAGATGGTAGAGCGCTCGCTTAGCATGCGAGAGGTACGGGGATCGATACCCCGCATCTCCAGTTTCAATTATGttatactatttttatttttttttggctactcTATCTATCCTATTGAGCATTGTTGGCAAAATGGTCAGCCTCTATTGGGTGCTCATAGAGCCAATGCCAATCTACTAGGATTTGGAGCATCCTACACACTCCCACTTAAAAgtggtcggctacatggatctttatGCTCCAAATAATTCAGTTTGAGGTCATACTAAAGTCAAGACCTAAcctttacatatatttttttttttacagtattatctatggtcattttataCCTGCCCTTAGATGTCATTCAATTTGAATATAATTACTCCTCTTTATAGGCcatcccaaggcctccgttgaacatgaatATACTACCTCAAATGAATTGAAGCTTGACCTGAATCAAAGCAACCCTCAAACCAACTCTAACCCAGTCATTTCTTACTCTCTCTCCTAGTCTTGTCAcacatccatttcaacatcttcatctctgctacactaaACTTATCTATATTACGTTTTTTGACAACCCAACATTACACCCCATATAGTATAGTTGGTCTTACGACTAACATCGATCATATAACATTtcagatgcacctctccacttcatccatcatacTTTAATTATTGTAagaaacatcatcttctatatcaccttccttatttatggttgacccagATTTCTTAAGTAGTTACTTTACGATATCTGTCACTTCTCGAGTTTTGCCACTTCGCTATTAGTACTTGTGCAACTAAAGTTATATACCATATATTTCATCTTCGTTCTACTGGCCTTAGGACCTCTTGATTCAAAGGTACATTTCCATGagtccaacttatcattaatctgTACTACTGTCTCATTCACCAGAACAATATTATTAGTAAAAAACATACAATACGGAACTTCATCTCGAATGTTTCTAGTTAATTCATCCATAATAAATGTAAAACAGATAACAatttaaagttgatccttgatgtaatccaggtaattgggaactcactaccttgacctcttatggttcttacactagtcaccacgcccTCATACATGTATTTAATTTATCTACATATTTACTCAATATCCTTATTTTCTccaatacatgccaaattaaCAGATTCTATCgtaggctttttctaggtcaatgaaAACCATATGGAGAACCTTGTTGCCCGCTTTAGATTTCTCCATGAGCCTTTGTATTAGGTAAATAGCTTCTATCGTGGATCTACTTGACATGAAAGTGAATTGGTTCCCTAAGATATTAGTTGCTTTTCTTAAGTGGTTTTGTAatatgactcataagttttataccTCGATAGTTATTGCAATTTTGAATataacctttatttttgtaaactgGGACTATAATACTTCTTCATTCGTCTAGCATTTCTTTTTATGCTCATAATCATATTAAATAGCTTGGTTAGCTAAAATACCCCACATAGTCCCACGCTTTTTTACATGTGAATTGGGACGTCATATGGGCTTGATGTCTTTGACTactttcacttttttttaagACTTTTTTAACCTTGGTCAGTCCAAT
The DNA window shown above is from Macadamia integrifolia cultivar HAES 741 unplaced genomic scaffold, SCU_Mint_v3 scaffold1689, whole genome shotgun sequence and carries:
- the LOC122064600 gene encoding photosystem II stability/assembly factor HCF136, chloroplastic, which produces MATLQLTDFSNPIIVLGRPSVTSLFMRKSRHYRNSQARFVTKASLQQQPLNRRQFIAETAAVSVSLTPLIGFGEPAKSEEALSEWERVYLPIDPGVVLLDIAFVPDDMNHGFLLGTRQTILETKDGGNTWVPRSIPSAEEEDFNYRFNSISFKGKEGWIVGKPAILLYTSDAGESWGRIPLSAQLPGDMVYIKATGEKSAEMVTDEGAIYITSNRGYNWRAAVQETVSATLNRTVSSGISGASYYTGTFNTVNRSPDGRYVAVSSRGNFYLTWEPGQPYWQPHNRAVARRIQNMGWRADGGLWLLVRGGGLYLSKGTGITEDFEEVTVQSRGFGILDVGYRSKDEAWAAGGSGILLRTTNGGKTWTRDKAADNIAANLYSVKFIMDNKGFVLGNDGVLLRYLG